Proteins from one Chelonia mydas isolate rCheMyd1 chromosome 14, rCheMyd1.pri.v2, whole genome shotgun sequence genomic window:
- the LOC119567513 gene encoding zinc finger protein 585A-like isoform X4 gives MQENYKTVTSLGFPLPKPDLITRLEQGEEPWVPDLQACEKKEIPRGSHTAGDERVSDKKEGNQQQEVSWDGEPQGTFVGRTEGNFSQCLAQGEAWGNWQRSKRLLGNHSREQMDESIIYGEGHRNPTARQTTPKEDKHYECLGYGKGFILRPALLMLQAINTGEKTLQCLDCGENFNKHSQLTNHGRSQMGEKPSRCLEGRNCLNWKSALITHQKIHTDNRPHKCLDCGKSFIQRSVLVRHQAIHTGERPHKCIDCGKSFIQRSDLVRHQAVHTGERPHKCIDCGKSFIRRSHLLIHQAIHTGERPHKCLDCGKSFIQRSHLLIHQAVHTGETPHKCLDCGKSFIQKSTLVVHQAIHTGERHKCLDCGKSFTQRSNLLIHQAVHTGERPHKCLDCGKSYIRRSDLVKHQAIHTGERPHKCLECGKSFIRRSDLVNHQVIHTGERPHKCLDCGKNFTQRSNLLMHQAIHTGERPYKCLDCGKSFIQRSDLVNHQAIHTGERPHKCLDCGKSFTVRSNLVKHQAIHTGERPHKCLDCGKSFTQKSNLLIHQAIHTGERPHKCLDCGKSFIQRSNLVDHQAIHTGERPHKCLDCGKSFIQRSNLLIHQAIHTGERPHKCLDCGKSFIRRSDLVNHQAIHTGERPHKCLDCGKSFIRRSDLLIHQAIHTGERPHKCLDCGKSFRQRSHLVKHQAIHTRGRP, from the exons atgcaggagaactacaagacggtgacctcgctgg GATTCCCCCTTCCCAAACCTGACCTGATCACCCggctggaacaaggggaagagccgtgggtgCCCGATCTTCAGGCCTGTGAGAAAAAAGAGATCCCGAGAGGCTCCCACACAG caggtgatgaGAGAGTGAGTGACAAGAAGGAGGGGAATCAACAGCAGGAAGTTTCATGGGACGGGGAACCACAGGGGACCTTTGTGGGAAGAActgaagggaatttttcccagtgcttggcacagggagaagcctggggaaaTTGGCAGAGGTCAaagaggctgctgggaaaccACTCAAGGGAGCAAATGGATGAATCTATTATATATGGGGAAGGACACAGGAATCCCACAGCCCGGCAGACAACCCCCAAGGAAGACAAACACTATGAATGCCTCGGTTATGGGAAAGGATTCATTCTGAGACCGGCGCTTCTTATGCTTCAGGCAATAAATACTGGAGAGAAAACACTtcagtgcttggactgtggggaaAACTTTAATAAGCACTCACAACTTACTAACCATGGGAGAAGCCAAATGGGAGAGAAACCCTCTCGGTGCCTTGAGGGCAGGAATTGTTTGAATTGGAAGTCAGCACTGATtacacatcagaaaatccacacagacaacagaccccataagtgcttagactgtggaaaaagtttcatacagaggtcAGTCCTTGTCagacatcaggcaatccacactggagagagaccccataagtgcatagactgtggaaaaagtttcatacagaggtcAGACCTTGTCAGACATCAGGCAGTCCAtactggagagagaccccataagtgcatagactgtgggaaaagtttcatacggaGATCACACCTTCTTatacatcaggcaatccacaccggagagagaccccacaagtgcttagactgtgggaaaagtttcatacagagatCACACCTTCTTATACATCAGGCAGTCCACACTGGAGAGacaccccataagtgcttagactgtggaaaaagtttcatacagaAGTCAACCCTTGTTgtacatcaggcaatccacaccgGAGAGAGacataagtgcttagactgtgggaagaGTTTCACACAGAGGTCAAACCTTCTTATACATCAGGCagtccacactggagagagaccccataagtgcttagactgtgggaaaagttacatacggaggtcagaccttgttaaacatcaggcaatccacacaggagagagaccccataagtgcttggagtgtggaaaaagtttcatacggaggtcagaccttgttaatCATCAggtaatccacacaggagagagaccccataagtgcttagactgtgggaaaaattTCACACAGAGGTCAAACCTTCTTAtgcatcaggcaatccacacaggagagagaccctataagtgcttagactgtgggaagaGTTTCATACAGAG gtcagaccttgttaatcatcaggcaatccacacaggagagagaccccataagtgcttagactgtgggaagaGTTTCACAGTGAGGTCAaaccttgttaaacatcaggcaatccacacaggagagagaccccataagtgcttagactgtgggaagaGTTTCACACAGAAGTCAAACCTTCTTatacatcaggcaatccacactggagagagaccccataagtgcttagactgtgggaaaagtttcatacagaggtcAAACCTTGTTgatcatcaggcaatccacacaggagagagaccccataagtgcttagactgtgggaagaGTTTCATACAGAGGTCAAACCTTCTTatacatcaggcaatccacactggagagagaccccataagtgcttagactgtgggaaaagtttcatacggaggtcagaccttgttaatcatcaggcaatccacacaggagagagaccccataagtgcttggactgtgggaagagTTTCATACGGAGGTCAGACCTTCTTatacatcaggcaatccacactggagagagaccccataagtgcttagactgtgggaaaagtttcagacaGAGGTCCCACCTTGTTAAACATCAAGCAATTCATACAAGAGGGAGACCATAA
- the LOC119567513 gene encoding zinc finger protein 585B-like isoform X12 — MQENYKTVTSLGFPLPKPDLITRLEQGEEPWVPDLQACEKKEIPRGSHTAGDERVSDKKEGNQQQEVSWDGEPQGTFVGRTEGNFSQCLAQGEAWGNWQRSKRLLGNHSREQMDESIIYGEGHRNPTARQTTPKEDKHYECLGYGKGFILRPALLMLQAINTGEKTLQCLDCGENFNKHSQLTNHGRSQMGEKPSRCLEGRNCLNWKSALITHQKIHTDNRPHKCLDCGKSFIQRSVLVRHQAIHTGERPHKCIDCGKSFIQRSDLVRHQAVHTGERPHKCIDCGKSFIRRSHLLIHQAIHTGERPHKCLDCGKSFIQRSHLLIHQAVHTGETPHKCLDCGKSFIQKSTLVVHQAIHTGERHKCLDCGKSFTQRSNLLIHQAVHTGERPHKCLDCGKSYIRRSDLVKHQAIHTGERPHKCLECGKSFIRRSDLVNHQVIHTGERPHKCLDCGKNFTQRSNLVKHQAIHTGERPHKCLDCGKSFTQKSNLLIHQAIHTGERPHKCLDCGKSFIQRSNLVDHQAIHTGERPHKCLDCGKSFIQRSNLLIHQAIHTGERPHKCLDCGKSFIRRSDLVNHQAIHTGERPHKCLDCGKSFIRRSDLLIHQAIHTGERPHKCLDCGKSFRQRSHLVKHQAIHTRGRP, encoded by the exons atgcaggagaactacaagacggtgacctcgctgg GATTCCCCCTTCCCAAACCTGACCTGATCACCCggctggaacaaggggaagagccgtgggtgCCCGATCTTCAGGCCTGTGAGAAAAAAGAGATCCCGAGAGGCTCCCACACAG caggtgatgaGAGAGTGAGTGACAAGAAGGAGGGGAATCAACAGCAGGAAGTTTCATGGGACGGGGAACCACAGGGGACCTTTGTGGGAAGAActgaagggaatttttcccagtgcttggcacagggagaagcctggggaaaTTGGCAGAGGTCAaagaggctgctgggaaaccACTCAAGGGAGCAAATGGATGAATCTATTATATATGGGGAAGGACACAGGAATCCCACAGCCCGGCAGACAACCCCCAAGGAAGACAAACACTATGAATGCCTCGGTTATGGGAAAGGATTCATTCTGAGACCGGCGCTTCTTATGCTTCAGGCAATAAATACTGGAGAGAAAACACTtcagtgcttggactgtggggaaAACTTTAATAAGCACTCACAACTTACTAACCATGGGAGAAGCCAAATGGGAGAGAAACCCTCTCGGTGCCTTGAGGGCAGGAATTGTTTGAATTGGAAGTCAGCACTGATtacacatcagaaaatccacacagacaacagaccccataagtgcttagactgtggaaaaagtttcatacagaggtcAGTCCTTGTCagacatcaggcaatccacactggagagagaccccataagtgcatagactgtggaaaaagtttcatacagaggtcAGACCTTGTCAGACATCAGGCAGTCCAtactggagagagaccccataagtgcatagactgtgggaaaagtttcatacggaGATCACACCTTCTTatacatcaggcaatccacaccggagagagaccccacaagtgcttagactgtgggaaaagtttcatacagagatCACACCTTCTTATACATCAGGCAGTCCACACTGGAGAGacaccccataagtgcttagactgtggaaaaagtttcatacagaAGTCAACCCTTGTTgtacatcaggcaatccacaccgGAGAGAGacataagtgcttagactgtgggaagaGTTTCACACAGAGGTCAAACCTTCTTATACATCAGGCagtccacactggagagagaccccataagtgcttagactgtgggaaaagttacatacggaggtcagaccttgttaaacatcaggcaatccacacaggagagagaccccataagtgcttggagtgtggaaaaagtttcatacggaggtcagaccttgttaatCATCAggtaatccacacaggagagagaccccataagtgcttagactgtgggaaaaattTCACACAGAG GTCAaaccttgttaaacatcaggcaatccacacaggagagagaccccataagtgcttagactgtgggaagaGTTTCACACAGAAGTCAAACCTTCTTatacatcaggcaatccacactggagagagaccccataagtgcttagactgtgggaaaagtttcatacagaggtcAAACCTTGTTgatcatcaggcaatccacacaggagagagaccccataagtgcttagactgtgggaagaGTTTCATACAGAGGTCAAACCTTCTTatacatcaggcaatccacactggagagagaccccataagtgcttagactgtgggaaaagtttcatacggaggtcagaccttgttaatcatcaggcaatccacacaggagagagaccccataagtgcttggactgtgggaagagTTTCATACGGAGGTCAGACCTTCTTatacatcaggcaatccacactggagagagaccccataagtgcttagactgtgggaaaagtttcagacaGAGGTCCCACCTTGTTAAACATCAAGCAATTCATACAAGAGGGAGACCATAA
- the LOC119567513 gene encoding zinc finger protein 585A-like isoform X2, with amino-acid sequence MQENYKTVTSLGFPLPKPDLITRLEQGEEPWVPDLQACEKKEIPRGSHTAGDERVSDKKEGNQQQEVSWDGEPQGTFVGRTEGNFSQCLAQGEAWGNWQRSKRLLGNHSREQMDESIIYGEGHRNPTARQTTPKEDKHYECLGYGKGFILRPALLMLQAINTGEKTLQCLDCGENFNKHSQLTNHGRSQMGEKPSRCLEGRNCLNWKSALITHQKIHTDNRPHKCLDCGKSFIQRSVLVRHQAIHTGERPHKCIDCGKSFIQRSDLVRHQAVHTGERPHKCIDCGKSFIRRSHLLIHQAIHTGERPHKCLDCGKSFIQRSHLLIHQAVHTGETPHKCLDCGKSFIQKSTLVVHQAIHTGERHKCLDCGKSFTQRSNLLIHQAVHTGERPHKCLDCGKSYIRRSDLVKHQAIHTGERPHKCLECGKSFIRRSDLVNHQVIHTGERPHKCLDCGKNFTQRSNLLMHQAIHTGERPYKCLDCGKSFIQRSNFLIHQAIHTGERPHKCLVCGKSFIRRSDLVNHQAIHTGERPHKCLDCGKSFTVRSNLVKHQAIHTGERPHKCLDCGKSFTQKSNLLIHQAIHTGERPHKCLDCGKSFIQRSNLVDHQAIHTGERPHKCLDCGKSFIQRSNLLIHQAIHTGERPHKCLDCGKSFIRRSDLVNHQAIHTGERPHKCLDCGKSFIRRSDLLIHQAIHTGERPHKCLDCGKSFRQRSHLVKHQAIHTRGRP; translated from the exons atgcaggagaactacaagacggtgacctcgctgg GATTCCCCCTTCCCAAACCTGACCTGATCACCCggctggaacaaggggaagagccgtgggtgCCCGATCTTCAGGCCTGTGAGAAAAAAGAGATCCCGAGAGGCTCCCACACAG caggtgatgaGAGAGTGAGTGACAAGAAGGAGGGGAATCAACAGCAGGAAGTTTCATGGGACGGGGAACCACAGGGGACCTTTGTGGGAAGAActgaagggaatttttcccagtgcttggcacagggagaagcctggggaaaTTGGCAGAGGTCAaagaggctgctgggaaaccACTCAAGGGAGCAAATGGATGAATCTATTATATATGGGGAAGGACACAGGAATCCCACAGCCCGGCAGACAACCCCCAAGGAAGACAAACACTATGAATGCCTCGGTTATGGGAAAGGATTCATTCTGAGACCGGCGCTTCTTATGCTTCAGGCAATAAATACTGGAGAGAAAACACTtcagtgcttggactgtggggaaAACTTTAATAAGCACTCACAACTTACTAACCATGGGAGAAGCCAAATGGGAGAGAAACCCTCTCGGTGCCTTGAGGGCAGGAATTGTTTGAATTGGAAGTCAGCACTGATtacacatcagaaaatccacacagacaacagaccccataagtgcttagactgtggaaaaagtttcatacagaggtcAGTCCTTGTCagacatcaggcaatccacactggagagagaccccataagtgcatagactgtggaaaaagtttcatacagaggtcAGACCTTGTCAGACATCAGGCAGTCCAtactggagagagaccccataagtgcatagactgtgggaaaagtttcatacggaGATCACACCTTCTTatacatcaggcaatccacaccggagagagaccccacaagtgcttagactgtgggaaaagtttcatacagagatCACACCTTCTTATACATCAGGCAGTCCACACTGGAGAGacaccccataagtgcttagactgtggaaaaagtttcatacagaAGTCAACCCTTGTTgtacatcaggcaatccacaccgGAGAGAGacataagtgcttagactgtgggaagaGTTTCACACAGAGGTCAAACCTTCTTATACATCAGGCagtccacactggagagagaccccataagtgcttagactgtgggaaaagttacatacggaggtcagaccttgttaaacatcaggcaatccacacaggagagagaccccataagtgcttggagtgtggaaaaagtttcatacggaggtcagaccttgttaatCATCAggtaatccacacaggagagagaccccataagtgcttagactgtgggaaaaattTCACACAGAGGTCAAACCTTCTTAtgcatcaggcaatccacacaggagagagaccctataagtgcttagactgtgggaagaGTTTCATACAGAGGTCAAACTTTCTTatacatcaggcaatccacacgggagagagaccccataagtgcttagtctgtgggaaaagtttcatacggaggtcagaccttgttaatcatcaggcaatccacacaggagagagaccccataagtgcttagactgtgggaagaGTTTCACAGTGAGGTCAaaccttgttaaacatcaggcaatccacacaggagagagaccccataagtgcttagactgtgggaagaGTTTCACACAGAAGTCAAACCTTCTTatacatcaggcaatccacactggagagagaccccataagtgcttagactgtgggaaaagtttcatacagaggtcAAACCTTGTTgatcatcaggcaatccacacaggagagagaccccataagtgcttagactgtgggaagaGTTTCATACAGAGGTCAAACCTTCTTatacatcaggcaatccacactggagagagaccccataagtgcttagactgtgggaaaagtttcatacggaggtcagaccttgttaatcatcaggcaatccacacaggagagagaccccataagtgcttggactgtgggaagagTTTCATACGGAGGTCAGACCTTCTTatacatcaggcaatccacactggagagagaccccataagtgcttagactgtgggaaaagtttcagacaGAGGTCCCACCTTGTTAAACATCAAGCAATTCATACAAGAGGGAGACCATAA
- the LOC119567513 gene encoding zinc finger protein 585B-like isoform X10 encodes MQENYKTVTSLGFPLPKPDLITRLEQGEEPWVPDLQACEKKEIPRGSHTAGDERVSDKKEGNQQQEVSWDGEPQGTFVGRTEGNFSQCLAQGEAWGNWQRSKRLLGNHSREQMDESIIYGEGHRNPTARQTTPKEDKHYECLGYGKGFILRPALLMLQAINTGEKTLQCLDCGENFNKHSQLTNHGRSQMGEKPSRCLEGRNCLNWKSALITHQKIHTDNRPHKCLDCGKSFIQRSVLVRHQAIHTGERPHKCIDCGKSFIQRSDLVRHQAVHTGERPHKCIDCGKSFIRRSHLLIHQAIHTGERPHKCLDCGKSFIQRSHLLIHQAVHTGETPHKCLDCGKSFIQKSTLVVHQAIHTGERHKCLDCGKSFTQRSNLLIHQAVHTGERPHKCLDCGKSYIRRSDLVKHQAIHTGERPHKCLECGKSFIRRSDLVNHQVIHTGERPHKCLDCGKNFTQRSDLVNHQAIHTGERPHKCLDCGKSFTVRSNLVKHQAIHTGERPHKCLDCGKSFTQKSNLLIHQAIHTGERPHKCLDCGKSFIQRSNLVDHQAIHTGERPHKCLDCGKSFIQRSNLLIHQAIHTGERPHKCLDCGKSFIRRSDLVNHQAIHTGERPHKCLDCGKSFIRRSDLLIHQAIHTGERPHKCLDCGKSFRQRSHLVKHQAIHTRGRP; translated from the exons atgcaggagaactacaagacggtgacctcgctgg GATTCCCCCTTCCCAAACCTGACCTGATCACCCggctggaacaaggggaagagccgtgggtgCCCGATCTTCAGGCCTGTGAGAAAAAAGAGATCCCGAGAGGCTCCCACACAG caggtgatgaGAGAGTGAGTGACAAGAAGGAGGGGAATCAACAGCAGGAAGTTTCATGGGACGGGGAACCACAGGGGACCTTTGTGGGAAGAActgaagggaatttttcccagtgcttggcacagggagaagcctggggaaaTTGGCAGAGGTCAaagaggctgctgggaaaccACTCAAGGGAGCAAATGGATGAATCTATTATATATGGGGAAGGACACAGGAATCCCACAGCCCGGCAGACAACCCCCAAGGAAGACAAACACTATGAATGCCTCGGTTATGGGAAAGGATTCATTCTGAGACCGGCGCTTCTTATGCTTCAGGCAATAAATACTGGAGAGAAAACACTtcagtgcttggactgtggggaaAACTTTAATAAGCACTCACAACTTACTAACCATGGGAGAAGCCAAATGGGAGAGAAACCCTCTCGGTGCCTTGAGGGCAGGAATTGTTTGAATTGGAAGTCAGCACTGATtacacatcagaaaatccacacagacaacagaccccataagtgcttagactgtggaaaaagtttcatacagaggtcAGTCCTTGTCagacatcaggcaatccacactggagagagaccccataagtgcatagactgtggaaaaagtttcatacagaggtcAGACCTTGTCAGACATCAGGCAGTCCAtactggagagagaccccataagtgcatagactgtgggaaaagtttcatacggaGATCACACCTTCTTatacatcaggcaatccacaccggagagagaccccacaagtgcttagactgtgggaaaagtttcatacagagatCACACCTTCTTATACATCAGGCAGTCCACACTGGAGAGacaccccataagtgcttagactgtggaaaaagtttcatacagaAGTCAACCCTTGTTgtacatcaggcaatccacaccgGAGAGAGacataagtgcttagactgtgggaagaGTTTCACACAGAGGTCAAACCTTCTTATACATCAGGCagtccacactggagagagaccccataagtgcttagactgtgggaaaagttacatacggaggtcagaccttgttaaacatcaggcaatccacacaggagagagaccccataagtgcttggagtgtggaaaaagtttcatacggaggtcagaccttgttaatCATCAggtaatccacacaggagagagaccccataagtgcttagactgtgggaaaaattTCACACAGAG gtcagaccttgttaatcatcaggcaatccacacaggagagagaccccataagtgcttagactgtgggaagaGTTTCACAGTGAGGTCAaaccttgttaaacatcaggcaatccacacaggagagagaccccataagtgcttagactgtgggaagaGTTTCACACAGAAGTCAAACCTTCTTatacatcaggcaatccacactggagagagaccccataagtgcttagactgtgggaaaagtttcatacagaggtcAAACCTTGTTgatcatcaggcaatccacacaggagagagaccccataagtgcttagactgtgggaagaGTTTCATACAGAGGTCAAACCTTCTTatacatcaggcaatccacactggagagagaccccataagtgcttagactgtgggaaaagtttcatacggaggtcagaccttgttaatcatcaggcaatccacacaggagagagaccccataagtgcttggactgtgggaagagTTTCATACGGAGGTCAGACCTTCTTatacatcaggcaatccacactggagagagaccccataagtgcttagactgtgggaaaagtttcagacaGAGGTCCCACCTTGTTAAACATCAAGCAATTCATACAAGAGGGAGACCATAA
- the LOC119567513 gene encoding zinc finger protein 585A-like isoform X6, which translates to MQENYKTVTSLGFPLPKPDLITRLEQGEEPWVPDLQACEKKEIPRGSHTAGDERVSDKKEGNQQQEVSWDGEPQGTFVGRTEGNFSQCLAQGEAWGNWQRSKRLLGNHSREQMDESIIYGEGHRNPTARQTTPKEDKHYECLGYGKGFILRPALLMLQAINTGEKTLQCLDCGENFNKHSQLTNHGRSQMGEKPSRCLEGRNCLNWKSALITHQKIHTDNRPHKCLDCGKSFIQRSVLVRHQAIHTGERPHKCIDCGKSFIQRSDLVRHQAVHTGERPHKCIDCGKSFIRRSHLLIHQAIHTGERPHKCLDCGKSFIQRSHLLIHQAVHTGETPHKCLDCGKSFIQKSTLVVHQAIHTGERHKCLDCGKSFTQRSNLLIHQAVHTGERPHKCLDCGKSYIRRSDLVKHQAIHTGERPHKCLECGKSFIRRSDLVNHQVIHTGERPHKCLDCGKNFTQRSNLLMHQAIHTGERPYKCLDCGKSFIQRSNFLIHQAIHTGERPHKCLVCGKSFIRRSDLVNHQAIHTGERPHKCLDCGKSFTVRSNLVKHQAIHTGERPHKCLDCGKSFTQKSNLLIHQAIHTGERPHKCLDCGKSFIQRSNLVDHQAIHTGERPHKCLDCGKSFIQRSDLVNHQAIHTGERPHKCLDCGKSFIRRSDLLIHQAIHTGERPHKCLDCGKSFRQRSHLVKHQAIHTRGRP; encoded by the exons atgcaggagaactacaagacggtgacctcgctgg GATTCCCCCTTCCCAAACCTGACCTGATCACCCggctggaacaaggggaagagccgtgggtgCCCGATCTTCAGGCCTGTGAGAAAAAAGAGATCCCGAGAGGCTCCCACACAG caggtgatgaGAGAGTGAGTGACAAGAAGGAGGGGAATCAACAGCAGGAAGTTTCATGGGACGGGGAACCACAGGGGACCTTTGTGGGAAGAActgaagggaatttttcccagtgcttggcacagggagaagcctggggaaaTTGGCAGAGGTCAaagaggctgctgggaaaccACTCAAGGGAGCAAATGGATGAATCTATTATATATGGGGAAGGACACAGGAATCCCACAGCCCGGCAGACAACCCCCAAGGAAGACAAACACTATGAATGCCTCGGTTATGGGAAAGGATTCATTCTGAGACCGGCGCTTCTTATGCTTCAGGCAATAAATACTGGAGAGAAAACACTtcagtgcttggactgtggggaaAACTTTAATAAGCACTCACAACTTACTAACCATGGGAGAAGCCAAATGGGAGAGAAACCCTCTCGGTGCCTTGAGGGCAGGAATTGTTTGAATTGGAAGTCAGCACTGATtacacatcagaaaatccacacagacaacagaccccataagtgcttagactgtggaaaaagtttcatacagaggtcAGTCCTTGTCagacatcaggcaatccacactggagagagaccccataagtgcatagactgtggaaaaagtttcatacagaggtcAGACCTTGTCAGACATCAGGCAGTCCAtactggagagagaccccataagtgcatagactgtgggaaaagtttcatacggaGATCACACCTTCTTatacatcaggcaatccacaccggagagagaccccacaagtgcttagactgtgggaaaagtttcatacagagatCACACCTTCTTATACATCAGGCAGTCCACACTGGAGAGacaccccataagtgcttagactgtggaaaaagtttcatacagaAGTCAACCCTTGTTgtacatcaggcaatccacaccgGAGAGAGacataagtgcttagactgtgggaagaGTTTCACACAGAGGTCAAACCTTCTTATACATCAGGCagtccacactggagagagaccccataagtgcttagactgtgggaaaagttacatacggaggtcagaccttgttaaacatcaggcaatccacacaggagagagaccccataagtgcttggagtgtggaaaaagtttcatacggaggtcagaccttgttaatCATCAggtaatccacacaggagagagaccccataagtgcttagactgtgggaaaaattTCACACAGAGGTCAAACCTTCTTAtgcatcaggcaatccacacaggagagagaccctataagtgcttagactgtgggaagaGTTTCATACAGAGGTCAAACTTTCTTatacatcaggcaatccacacgggagagagaccccataagtgcttagtctgtgggaaaagtttcatacggaggtcagaccttgttaatcatcaggcaatccacacaggagagagaccccataagtgcttagactgtgggaagaGTTTCACAGTGAGGTCAaaccttgttaaacatcaggcaatccacacaggagagagaccccataagtgcttagactgtgggaagaGTTTCACACAGAAGTCAAACCTTCTTatacatcaggcaatccacactggagagagaccccataagtgcttagactgtgggaaaagtttcatacagaggtcAAACCTTGTTgatcatcaggcaatccacacaggagagagaccccataagtgcttagactgtgggaagaGTTTCATACAGAG gtcagaccttgttaatcatcaggcaatccacacaggagagagaccccataagtgcttggactgtgggaagagTTTCATACGGAGGTCAGACCTTCTTatacatcaggcaatccacactggagagagaccccataagtgcttagactgtgggaaaagtttcagacaGAGGTCCCACCTTGTTAAACATCAAGCAATTCATACAAGAGGGAGACCATAA